The Brassica oleracea var. oleracea cultivar TO1000 chromosome C6, BOL, whole genome shotgun sequence genome includes a region encoding these proteins:
- the LOC106296763 gene encoding solute carrier family 35 member F1-like gives MVLFSFNEMKKKETLIGLVLGQIISLLSTFISFTTSELARKGINAPTSQSFLGYLLLATVYGSIMLYRRPVIKAKWYHYFLLTLVNVEANFLVVKAFQYTSMTSVMLLDCWAIPCVLVLTWVFLKTRYSLMKISGVAVCIVGVVMVVFSDVHAGDRSGGSNPVKGDLLVIAAATLYAVINTSEEFFVKTADRIELMSFVGLFGAIISAIQISIFERDALNAIHWSTGAVLPYIGIAISVFLFYSILTVLLKTNGTAMFTLSLLTSDMWAVLIRIFAYHEKVDWLYYLAFATTAIGLIIYTMKENDQERQRGGEVVDEQRKLLDEESGGSLRDSLIGAST, from the exons ATGGTGTTGTTCAGTTTTAATGAGATGAAGAAGAAGGAGACTTTGATTGGACTTGTGTTGGGACAGATCATCTCCCTTCTCTCTACTTTCATTAGCTTTACAACCTCTGAGCTCGCCAGAAAAG GGATCAATGCTCCAACATCACAGTCATTCTTGGGTTATTTGTTACTGGCGACTGTCTATGGAAGTATAATGCTGTATCGAAGACCTGTGATTAAG GCCAAGTGGTATCACTACTTCCTCCTTACTTTAGTTAATGTGGAGGCTAACTTTCTAG TTGTAAAGGCTTTTCAGTACACATCAATGACAAGTGTCATGTTACTGGACTGCTGGGCGATCCCTTGCGTATTGGTATTGACCTGGGTTTTTCTAAAGACAAGATACAGTCTGATGAAGATCAGTGGTGTGGCTGTATGTATTGTTGGTGTTGTGATGGTTGTTTTCTCAGACGTACATGCTGGGGATCGATCTG GAGGAAGTAATCCTGTGAAAGGAGATCTTCTTGTTATAGCTGCAGCAACCTTGTATGCTGTCATTAATACTAGCGAG GAGTTCTTTGTGAAGACTGCAGACAGAATTGAACTCATGTCTTTTGTGGGTCTTTTTGGTGCAATCATTAGTGCAATTCAGAT AAGCATATTTGAACGTGATGCGCTCAATGCTATTCACTGGTCTACTGGGGCT GTTTTACCTTACATTGGAATTGCAATCAGTGTGTTTCTATTCTACTCTATACTCACAGTCTTACTCAAG ACCAATGGTACAGCAATGTTCACACTCTCATTACTCACATCAGACATGTGGGCGGTTTTGATCCGCATTTTCGCTTACCATGAGAAG GTCGATTGGCTCTATTACTTGGCATTTGCTACTACAGCTATTGGACTGATAATATACACAAT GAAGGAGAATGATCAGGAGAGACAAAGAGGTGGAGAAGTGGTAGATGAACAGAGAAAGCTGTTAGATGAGGAAAGTGGTGGTTCACTTCGAGACAGCCTTATAGGTGCTTCCACCTGA
- the LOC106296762 gene encoding LOW QUALITY PROTEIN: uncharacterized protein At3g49140 (The sequence of the model RefSeq protein was modified relative to this genomic sequence to represent the inferred CDS: substituted 1 base at 1 genomic stop codon): protein MVIAAAASSFSLGPSHCHHSYTDDFTSSMPYKRHRSGRNRACASANLSVLRCKISAFGSAFHVSTGGHDLGLTKVSVAADYSDSVPDSSLXGYHPLEELKPCKRVRQTKLSPAEVARTTVEANTSAVLVFPGAIHCEPHGQNSWSEFKYVIDDYGDIFFKIPGDGNILEDPGASNPVKAFIGMDVPRYENTWLHEEYNISEMGNLDDIIFDEHYFQIMDSEARDIPVDWGMPDISNGVHPIYFAKHMSKAISMDYEKKMDCPSNGVSILGCLRPAFLDEESYIRRLFLSEDRDDYSLEVQGDDNNISTSSRHEENDMSSSGLYRLEIVGIELLSLYGTEFSISLQDFQDAEPDILVHSTSTIVERFNNRGISSGIALKALCEKKGLHAEEANLISVDSLGMDVRVFSGAQVQTHRFPFKTRATTEMAAEKKIHQLLFPPSRRRKLKSNEESLKDAYR from the exons ATGGTGATCGCTGCGGCTGCTTCTTCTTTTTCCCTTG GTCCATCTCATTGCCATCACTCTTACACGGATGACTTCACTTCCTCCATGCCTTACAAAAGACACCGCAGCGGAAGAAACCGTGCATGTGCCTCTGCTAATCTCTCTGTTTTAAG ATGCAAGATTTCTGCATTTGGATCAGCATTTCATGTATCAACCGGTGGACATGACCTTGGCCTCACTAAGGTTTCTGTTGCTGCTGATTATTCTGATTCGGTTCCTGATTCATCTCTCTAAGGCTATCATCCTCTTGAAGAATTGAAGCCCTGCAAAAGAGTGCGGCAGACAAAACTCTCTCCTGCTGAAGTAGCTAGAACCACCGTCGAG GCTAACACCAGCGCTGTGTTGGTGTTTCCTGGAGCAATTCACTGTGAACCACACGGTCAGAACTCATGGTCCGAGTTTAAGTATGTCATTGATGATTATGGAG ATATCTTTTTCAAAATTCCTGGTGATGGGAACATCTTAGAAGATCCTGGAGCTAGTAATCCAGTG AAAGCCTTTATTGGAATGGATGTCCCACGATACGAAAACACATGGCTTCATGAGGAATATAACATATCTGAAATGGGTAATCTTGACGACATCATTTTTGATGAGCATTATTTCCAG ATAATGGATTCTGAAGCTAGAGATATTCCAGTAGATTGGGGAATGCCTGACATTTCCAACGGGGTTCATCCTATTTACTTTGCCAAACACATGTCCAAG GCCATCAGCATGGACTATGAGAAGAAAATGGACTGTCCATCTAATGGTGTATCCATACTAGGATGCCTTAGACCCGCTTTCCTCGACGAGGAATCCTATATAAGACGATTGTTTCTCTCGGAAGATAGAGATGACTATAGCTTGGAGGTTCAAG GTGATGATAATAATATAAGCACTAGTTCCAGACATGAAGAGAACGATATGAGTTCAAGTGGTCTATATAGATTAGAGATTGTGGGAATAGAGCTTCTCTCCCTCTATGGAACAGAG TTTTCTATAAGTTTGCAAGATTTTCAAGATGCTGAACCAGACATTCTAGTGCACTCTACTTCTACAATCGTAGAGCGTTTCAACAACAGAGGGATTAGTTCAGGGATTGCCCTTAAAGCTCTTTGCGAAAAGAAAGGTCTCCATGCAGAG GAAGCAAACCTGATCAGTGTTGATAGCCTTGGTATGGATGTGAGAGTTTTTTCTGGCGCACAAGTCCAAACTCACCGTTTCCCTTTCAAAACCAGG GCTACAACTGAGATGGCAGCAGAGAAGAAGATCCACCAGCTACTCTTCCCTCCTTCACGTAGAAGGAAACTAAAGTCTAACGAGGAGAGTTTGAAGGACGCATACCGTTAA